The Bacteroidota bacterium genome contains the following window.
TTCATTAGATATAGATAGCTCGAAAGTTCTAATCGACAATTTTTATCAAATAGATAATGATATATCTGCTCTCGTAGTTTTCGACGATCCAAATTTGACAATAGAACAGCAAACACTTCCTGGAGGTTTTGTAATTTCTGGGCAAGGCAGTGTTTCCGACAATTATAAAACTATAGAATTGAGTTATACAGTAGAAGAAATTCCAGTGAAAAGTTCAGAAAATACTTTAATTGAAACTGTTACAGCGGTTTATACTAAAAAATGATTTTATTTTGCGCTCAGGGCTGTTCAATGCTATATTTATTTTAATGACTATCAGCTTTTTCGCCCAAATGACTATTCAAATTCAATACACGCTATCAACAACCTGTCAAATAGTTTGTCTCCAAAGTAGCGTCGATTATACTTATAACAGAATTCGTCTAAATAATTTTGAAGATAATCTTTACCTATGCTATGATGAAGTCCTTGA
Protein-coding sequences here:
- a CDS encoding IS1595 family transposase; translation: QGLHHSIGKDYLQNYLDEFCYKYNRRYFGDKLFDRLLIACIEFE